The window CGTGGTTTAGACAGATTTCAAGTGCAGTCCCCATACTATTTTCTTTCTCTAACACTCTTTGTGATTTGCAAATTTTGCATGTACAGTCCATAACCCCAATGTCTTTCAAAAAACCCTGTCAAACTAAATGGCATCATGTGCCTTGCACATAAGGGTAAAACCGCCACTTCATGAATAtcacattttcataaaaaaaaaagttgTGGTTCATGCTACATCAGTTGTACTATTTGCTTACCATCATCACCACGTTACTTTAACAAACTTATCTTCGTCACCGTCTCATTTTCTTACATAATAAAGCTTGATTCACACATCAGTTAAATTACACATCAATCTCAAAATTCAATTCCATTTAAAAATCAGAACCCCTTCCTATTTGTCATAAATCCTTTAAATAAAAATTCAATCCTTATGCATTAGTTGTTAATAGCAACAATGGAGTGCAAAAATGATATCCATGGTAAATATATCTTCTGCTTTAATTTCTTCAAGAACTGCATTGCAAATGACAAATTTCATATCCAAATAAAGGAATGGTCGCCATGATTTTATTAGAAGCTCCGATAGAAATCTAGGTGAGTAGGAGTTATGGTTTGGAGATGTGCAACTAAGTGGGGGCTAGAAGCTCCATATAGAAATTCAGACCCGAATAGAAGAACAATTTTGAGTACTAGTCGTTGTAGATATGGGTTTATGAAAATtgaaatatatatttgatttatttattttattaagttttgtCGTTACTGAAATTTCTCATACTTTTTAAGTTGGATTTTGTGTTTTGAATATCTATTAATTGAAGGTTAAGAAAGAAGATGATTGAGATGAAGATAAAGAACTAGGTGATGTATAAATTTGAAGTAGATGAAGAACTTAGGGTTTGTTATATTTTTTTGGGGCATAAAAATGGACGTGGTGAAGGGATTGCATAATATGACGGTTTTACTTCCTGTGCAACGCACAAGACCATTTAGCGGAGTTTCTTTACGAACGTTAGGGTTAGGGACTGTACGTGTAAAAATTGCAAACCACAAGGACTGTCAGAGCAAAAAAATTGTACAGGGACTGTACGTAAAATTTGTGCAAATCACAGGGACTGTTAGCGTAATTATGTCAAATATAAAGTTACCGTATAAAAAGAAGAATATTACCTTTTTAATTTAAAACTATATCCATCTTGAAATTAACCGACTTTCTTATATCATGTTGACACGACATGTAGCATTCATATTAATAAATCTATCCGAATAATAAATTATTAGAAGTTTGATGGGCTTTCTTAGTTTCTTCTAAACTTTATTGGTCTATAAAACCTACAAAGTTTACGGACATTTCATAGCTACAAAATCAACTCTTTTTCAAACACATTTCTTACACAAATTTCTTCAAAACTTAACTGATCATGACTTCCGTTGCTATTGAAGTTGAGGTTGCTTCTTCATATCCAGCAGACCGAGTCTTTAAAGTTTTTAAAGATTTTGACACCCTCGCACCTAAAGTTAACCCTCAAGTCTTCAAGTCCATCGAAACCATAGAAGGAAATGGAGATGTTGGAACAATTAAGATCTTCACTTTTGGTGATGGTAAGTTGTAGCGTTATAGTTAATCATTTTTTAAGCGAACTGAATAAACAAactcaaataaaaagaaaaacttTAAAAATGATTGAAATAACCAAACGAGATACAAGGAGGGGCTCAAATCCTAAAATTAAAGCCAAACAAACATGTAAGCCCGGATATTGGGTCGTGCAGAGTGTGCAATCGCACATGACCCAATATTTAAAAAAGCCCAAAAGTATAACCTCAACATTACACATCTAAGTTCATTTATTTATTAagtatttaaaaatttaaaaataaaaataactaatttAGCTAGTACTTATGACGTTCATACATTATTATTgaacatattataatatatatgataAACTTTCGTGTATAAAAGACTCACTTTTAGTTATTGAACATGCCCATAAACCTGACAGGACGGCCTTGCAAACACGCTAAACCGCAAACAAACTAAACACACGAATTATACAGCCCATAACCAATAAACAGAAAGCAAACTACCAAAAACTACTTTTACTATAGAGCTAACAATCATAAAAATCAACACAAAGAAAAAGAGCAACAATAAACTACCAAAGCTTAATGATTATTAGTTAGATGATCTTAATGATTATTAGATGATTGTTATATTTTGTGACATCTCTCAATCATTTAATTTAATGTGTAAAAATTAACTATAGGTGTTCCATTCACGACCGGAAAATACAAGGTTGATGCAATAGATGCGAGTAGCTATAGTTATAGCTACTCGTTTATCGAAGGTGACAATTTACTGGGAATATTAGACTCCATTACTCATCATGTTAAGATTGTACCTTCTGCTGATGGAGGAAGCCTGTTTAAGCAAACAGTTGTTTATAACTGCAAAGGTAACGAAAAGCCATCTGAAGAGGTTCTTAAAGCAGATAAAGAAATATATGAGAATACTATCAAGGCTATTGAGGCATATGCTGCAGCTCATCCCGAAATTTATTAGCTATagctatacatatatatttatatccatatcTATATATGTTGAGTTATGGTTTGAAGAACTTTTGTTGGTGTGCTTTTTGTACGTTTAATTTGAATATGGTTTGAAATTTAAATAATGGACAAGGTTCCAGTTGTATCAATGTTGTACAGTAACATGTTTGGTTTGATATGATAAAAATGATTAGTGACTGTAAAATACTCATTTTTGTTTGATGTCACAACTCACAAGTTTGAGACCCTTGCATGCCATATATAGTTTGTAATTGTTCTTTAAGTTTTTCATATGGTATATGGATCATTCTCTGGATCTAATAGTAATTTTTCTTACTATCTTGCATCTGACTGATCTTACCGTCAAAGTTGTTTTCTACGAATAAAATATTACAGTAATAATTGGATATGTTTTTTTTCTTCCGAAACGCTAAGCAAAGTTATACTCCTATTACTCAGTAGTGGAGAAAGACTATACGCGTGCATTCACCCAATTAACCAACTTAccgttccattttttttttttatatcataaaAAGGTAACAATGCAATATTACAATAAGGGGAGGTTCGTACCTAGAAAGCTACAAATGAACAATATATATTTATAACCAAGTCAGGGGTggatgtataatattactagcatGGAATACCAGTGAAATACGCAATGATGTCGGAATTTTTTTGGACTTTTAACAAGAGACACCATTGGATAGTATAAAAACTTTTAGTGACACCATTGAATTGTGTAAACCTTTTTgagcttttaactagtgacacccgtAACTACGATTCATCAATCCGCCACTGAACCGAGTCTCCTAAAAAAACCGATCAGAACCGTTGCGCTATCCGACAATCTAACAAATTAAATCGAGCTAAGAACAGATACACCAAAGCCTAACCACACATACAAACAGAACCAAAGAAACAAAATACAACCTCAAGAAGCCGAAACATCTCGATCAACATTGAACTCGGGGAAGCTTGATCAACCCTTTGGTCCCGCCTTTTTCAACTTGGTGTTCATCGTCTCCCCTAAAATCTTTTTTTCGGACCAGTTCTCGATcttatatgtcaaaacatttgatgACCCATTAGTCATATATTATTCACCAAATCTTATCTATACTTAGGAGATCACATGATCATGTTTAATATTATAGAAATTGTATATTGTATATGATTGTATTTCCGAATATAAATGAAGTTAGTTAGGGATCCTCTTGTATAAATACACACGATATACATGAATGCAAATCATCAATTTACATTTTCTAATATGGTATAAGCAGACTAAACCGTGCTCTAACCTCTTCTCTGCCATCTTCATCGGCAATTTTTCATCTTTTTTTCCTCTTGTACTCTTTTAAATATTCATCATTATCACCTCTTCTCAACCATTACAACCGAACCTATTGAACTTGCTGCTCAACCAATTCACCAAATCCAACATTCGGTACTGATGCGACGTTTTGTGTtcaacttataataatataaaaacaatgaCCAAATAACCTAACTAATTAACACAAACGTCTGGGCAACAATTACCCTATCATTATAGAAACTAGCAAGTATTCAAGCAATGTTCGTTCCACATGAAGCAGTTTACATGCATTTTAAaacactaataattatcttaattagAGGGGAGTTTTGAAATTGTTTTGAATTAAACTAAGAATTAGACTAAAAGAGGTAAACAAATAAGAGAGAAACATGCCCACTTCATTGATTCAACCTTTTGCCATGGATTTTTCCTTCAATTTGTCACATAACAATGTAAAAACATAAAGCTTCATTTCAATCTCACAATCTTCATAAAACATTCAATCAATACAAGATCATTAACCCACGTAGACTCGCTTTAAGAGATTACAAAACTAAATGAATGGAAAAGGATATTGTGAGGATAATTATGTTTAATTCGAGCAATATCAGGTACCCGTCAAACTGGATCTTAACACCACTAAATAAAACTCATGGTCTGAACTGTTTAAGATCCATTGTCGTGCACATGATGTGTGATCATCTCACCTCTTAACACCACCCATTTCTTCTTCTAAAGGCAAAGAAACTGAAAGTATCACCCCTGAATTATGGAATCGCAATGATGCCATTGTCCTACAATGGATGTATGCTACTCTTTCTCTCAATCTGATGAACACAATCATGGAACCAGACCCCACTGCAAAGAAAATATAATTTCACGACGACAAGCATGCCTAGACCCTAGCTTTGGAAAATCAATTCGTCAATACTAAACTAGACAATTTTCTAAACATGCCCGCCTATTGTCAAGAGCTAAAGATGATTGTCGATTAGTTAGCTGATGTCGATGCCAAGGTCGAACCTCGCCAATTGGTTTACAATTGGTTGCTAGACTCAACGAAAACTATGCCCTGATTCGGACCCACATCAATCAAATGGAAAAATTACCAACCATTTATAATGCTCGGTCTAAACTCATCCTCGAAGAATCACTCCGAAATCATCAGCACCAACAGTGACTCATTAACAGCTTTGATCTCCACGTCCAACACTTCAGATAATTGTAACATTGATCGGGACAATCACAGTTCAAATCGTAGGTCTTCATCTAGTTATCGAGGCCCTGGATGATCAGGTAATAGAGGTGGAAGAAACAATCGTGGGTGCGGAAGAAATCAGTATAACAAATATGGTACTAGAGGTGTTGATCATTTCTATTGATCCAGGTCAAACAACCCTAACTGGAATAATAATTGGGTCTCACAAGACAGTAACTGGGCTTCGCCTCCTCCTTGGGCCCAAAATTCGTTCCAATAGTCTTGGCCCAACAACCATTCACCTTGTCCCTACCCAACAACCCCATGGAATAGGCCCAAGACACCATCTGCTTCTACTGGGCTATTTGGCCTAAGGCCGCATGCCCAATTTGCTTCGAATAGCTCTACTGCTTCTTATTCGCCCACTGATATTGATCATGCCTTATACACTATGTCCATCAACCCACCTGATGGAAATTGGTACATGGACAGTGGAGCGTCTTCCCACATGAGAATTGAGGTATTCTCTCTCCCTATTTTAGTTTGAGTACTCCGAAACAAATTATCATTGGTAATGGCTATACACTTCCCTTACGAGGAATATGAAACACGTTACTACCATTCTCACGCAAACCTATGCTTTTAAGAAATGTCCTTCACGCCCCCAACTTAATTAACAATATTCTTTTTATGTTCGTCGTATAACTCTAGATAATTATCTTGCTATAACATTTTATCCTTTTGGTTTTACTCTGAAGGATTTCAAAATAGGTATTCACCTCATGACATGTAATAGCACGGGGGACCTCTATCCACTTAGCTCTTCCACTCTCAACAACTTCAATCTCCTGCATCATTTGTTGTGTTCTCTTTAGATATTTGGCACCGCCGACTTGGACATCCATGCGCCAACATTTTAC of the Rutidosis leptorrhynchoides isolate AG116_Rl617_1_P2 chromosome 5, CSIRO_AGI_Rlap_v1, whole genome shotgun sequence genome contains:
- the LOC139850513 gene encoding root allergen protein-like — translated: MTSVAIEVEVASSYPADRVFKVFKDFDTLAPKVNPQVFKSIETIEGNGDVGTIKIFTFGDGVPFTTGKYKVDAIDASSYSYSYSFIEGDNLLGILDSITHHVKIVPSADGGSLFKQTVVYNCKGNEKPSEEVLKADKEIYENTIKAIEAYAAAHPEIY